The Phycisphaerales bacterium genome includes a region encoding these proteins:
- a CDS encoding DUF2029 domain-containing protein yields MSSATWERNGGVALAILLVALGGLSFHRAVREKFDFHHFYLDARYVWEHGELNPNVVRPPKIDDHRQLPFYLPVVPLVIAPMAAFGPVWGALVWAAAQLVCLGYTLHVLRKWLPGGAAGRWLLLAALLAAPAFVEASRFNQVSYFVLALLVGGVDAAVRGRPLRGGALLAGAAVLKLLPGLLLVWLVVKRQWVAVAAFCVAGVMLTAVPPLLAFGPAQAWNYHLEWWEYNVRGGSGDLLDPNLDAHFIDHRNQSIKQTLARWTWAEHPFPAPWRPVLLEREQIVQIGRAVAVVLLGGLLWLTRRPGKNLDNDRQRAEAAVYMLGLLVFSPLMRQYYLVWALPTVVLLVGAAFARPGETSAVGRSWPARVGLVVWVAGLLAWAWETPRDMGAHLVMLITLGGLLLAAYPVQRGKPGLMRN; encoded by the coding sequence GTGTCTAGCGCCACATGGGAACGCAACGGTGGTGTCGCACTGGCGATCCTGCTGGTCGCCCTGGGGGGGCTCTCGTTTCATCGCGCGGTGCGGGAGAAGTTCGACTTCCACCACTTCTACCTCGATGCCCGCTACGTATGGGAGCATGGCGAGCTGAATCCCAACGTCGTGCGGCCACCCAAGATCGACGACCACCGCCAGTTGCCCTTCTACCTGCCGGTGGTGCCGTTGGTGATTGCTCCCATGGCCGCCTTTGGACCCGTCTGGGGGGCCCTCGTCTGGGCGGCGGCCCAACTGGTGTGTCTCGGTTATACCTTGCACGTTCTACGGAAATGGCTACCGGGGGGCGCGGCCGGCCGCTGGCTGTTGCTGGCAGCGCTGCTGGCGGCCCCGGCGTTCGTCGAAGCCAGTCGGTTCAACCAGGTGAGCTACTTCGTGCTGGCACTGCTGGTTGGCGGGGTGGACGCCGCGGTACGCGGGCGGCCCCTGCGCGGCGGTGCCCTGCTGGCGGGCGCCGCAGTGCTCAAACTGCTGCCCGGACTCTTGCTGGTGTGGCTGGTGGTCAAGCGCCAATGGGTGGCAGTCGCCGCGTTCTGCGTAGCCGGCGTCATGCTGACAGCAGTGCCGCCACTGCTCGCCTTCGGACCGGCGCAGGCCTGGAACTACCACCTGGAGTGGTGGGAATACAACGTGCGGGGCGGGTCCGGCGACCTCCTCGACCCGAACCTCGATGCCCACTTCATCGACCACCGCAACCAGTCGATCAAGCAGACGCTGGCGCGCTGGACGTGGGCGGAGCATCCTTTCCCGGCACCCTGGCGCCCCGTGCTGCTGGAGCGCGAGCAGATCGTACAAATTGGCCGCGCGGTTGCGGTCGTGTTGCTGGGGGGGCTGCTGTGGCTGACCCGTCGGCCGGGGAAGAACCTCGACAACGATCGACAGCGGGCCGAGGCCGCCGTGTACATGCTGGGCCTGCTGGTCTTTTCTCCGCTGATGCGGCAATACTACCTCGTGTGGGCGCTCCCAACGGTGGTGCTGCTGGTAGGTGCGGCGTTCGCGCGCCCTGGAGAAACCAGCGCCGTCGGGCGCTCGTGGCCGGCGCGGGTCGGCCTCGTGGTGTGGGTGGCGGGCCTGCTGGCATGGGCCTGGGAGACACCCCGCGACATGGGAGCGCACCTGGTCATGCTGATCACGCTCGGGGGACTGCTGCTGGCGGCGTATCCGGTACAGCGGGGCAAGCCGGGGCTCATGCGGAACTGA
- a CDS encoding DUF2029 domain-containing protein has protein sequence MGLVAAVVWLAVPGFRQLSRQEPDFEYFYKSSAWLLQHGTLDPGYDLVDGRPVWRDSLGWYLPAVARLLTLLTWLPHEAAGAVWLTLNAVAILSVLRMLGRELTGLPPTDWPVTQFAPFLLLAAAWAWELRLNQINTLTLLCLVGSFVCWARGNAFAAGFWLGWAILLKVTPGLVAVWFLLKRQTRVVAVAAGTVLLAGPVADAITLGPVTAHDAYVGWFERAVAGSSHGALVRAQREMDWRNQGLGAVASRWLHPTSYTTRFDNDPRLHGRYESDEARTLNIVHWELDTVARLVLLTHMATLGGLLWLLRKPARSLPVWRLRLEWALVVLAMLWFMPIMRRYHLVWALPALSLLAAALHYHRFRGAWTWLCFAALTAFLAIQLLLWPKPDTFTRWPEAAGVVLLSVLILATPLLVLLVRLQQRPDALPPPHFSTGVSNPAGDPRV, from the coding sequence GTGGGACTCGTAGCGGCGGTGGTGTGGCTGGCGGTGCCGGGCTTCCGGCAGCTTTCGCGGCAGGAGCCGGATTTCGAGTACTTCTACAAGAGCAGTGCCTGGTTGTTGCAGCATGGCACGCTCGATCCCGGCTACGACCTGGTGGACGGGCGCCCGGTCTGGCGGGATTCACTCGGATGGTACTTGCCGGCCGTGGCGCGATTGCTCACGCTGCTGACGTGGCTGCCGCACGAGGCGGCCGGCGCGGTGTGGCTGACGCTCAATGCCGTAGCAATCCTGTCGGTACTTCGAATGCTGGGGCGGGAACTTACGGGACTCCCACCCACTGACTGGCCGGTGACGCAGTTCGCACCGTTCCTGCTGCTCGCGGCAGCGTGGGCATGGGAACTGCGGTTGAATCAGATCAACACGCTCACGCTGCTTTGCCTCGTCGGCAGCTTCGTGTGCTGGGCGCGCGGCAACGCGTTTGCAGCGGGTTTCTGGCTGGGATGGGCCATCCTCTTGAAGGTGACGCCGGGATTGGTCGCCGTCTGGTTCCTCCTGAAACGGCAGACGCGCGTCGTTGCCGTAGCGGCCGGAACCGTGCTGCTGGCGGGGCCGGTCGCGGATGCGATCACGCTTGGGCCGGTCACGGCGCACGATGCCTACGTGGGGTGGTTCGAGCGCGCCGTGGCAGGCAGTTCGCACGGCGCGCTGGTGCGTGCACAGCGCGAGATGGACTGGCGTAACCAGGGGCTGGGGGCCGTGGCAAGCCGCTGGCTGCACCCCACAAGCTATACAACGCGCTTCGACAACGATCCACGACTGCACGGACGCTACGAGTCGGATGAGGCCCGCACCCTGAACATCGTGCATTGGGAGCTCGACACGGTGGCGCGGCTCGTTCTGCTTACGCACATGGCTACGCTGGGCGGACTACTGTGGCTACTGCGGAAGCCGGCTCGTTCGCTTCCGGTGTGGCGTCTGCGGCTCGAATGGGCGCTGGTCGTACTGGCCATGCTGTGGTTCATGCCGATCATGCGGCGCTATCACCTCGTGTGGGCCTTGCCGGCCCTCAGTCTGCTCGCGGCGGCGCTGCACTACCACCGATTCCGTGGCGCGTGGACGTGGCTCTGTTTCGCCGCACTCACCGCCTTCCTTGCCATCCAGTTGCTGCTCTGGCCCAAACCCGACACGTTCACGCGCTGGCCTGAAGCGGCGGGTGTAGTCCTGCTGTCGGTCCTGATCCTGGCAACCCCGCTGCTGGTTCTGCTGGTGCGTCTCCAGCAACGGCCGGACGCACTGCCGCCACCGCACTTCAGCACCGGCGTCTCGAATCCCGCGGGAGATCCGCGTGTCTAG
- a CDS encoding DHH family phosphoesterase, with the protein MSSRNHRSDRLLRVLAEYERIVVTTHDTPDPDAIAAGWGLYTLCRERLKKPVRLIGGGAIVRAENVHMVRLLKPPIELVDAFTPDAATATVLVDCAPSQANHLLGNGHAPPVAVIDHHAVTGKPVRVKFRDVRPRMAASATMVAGYLRAQVLTPSRELATALMYAVRTEVIGTSTRFTRAERGVLGWLTEFVDHQLLQEIENAPLARSYYEDLILAIVNTFLYEDVAVSFLPRSASAEIVGEVADLLVRYAEAQRVFCATVIENNLLVSARTTADGGDAVALLGRTLKGVGHWGGHRNRAGGKVIGRDQSGKLTQALLDDLKLKWLRACGVEDVRGTRLVARKDILSLL; encoded by the coding sequence ATGTCCAGCCGCAACCACCGCTCTGACCGCCTGCTGCGGGTGCTCGCCGAGTACGAGCGCATCGTCGTGACGACGCACGATACCCCGGACCCGGACGCCATCGCCGCAGGTTGGGGGTTGTATACACTGTGCCGGGAGCGACTGAAGAAACCCGTACGACTGATCGGGGGTGGCGCGATCGTGCGGGCCGAGAACGTGCACATGGTGCGCCTGCTCAAGCCGCCCATCGAGCTCGTGGACGCCTTCACGCCGGATGCGGCGACCGCGACGGTCCTGGTGGACTGTGCTCCCAGCCAGGCCAATCACCTGCTGGGCAATGGGCACGCGCCACCGGTCGCGGTGATCGATCATCACGCGGTGACGGGCAAACCGGTGCGGGTGAAGTTCCGGGATGTGCGGCCGCGGATGGCTGCTTCGGCCACGATGGTGGCGGGGTACCTGAGAGCCCAAGTGCTGACACCCTCGCGGGAGCTGGCTACGGCCCTGATGTACGCGGTGCGGACGGAGGTGATCGGCACGTCGACACGCTTCACGCGCGCCGAGCGCGGCGTGCTGGGGTGGTTGACGGAATTTGTCGACCACCAATTGCTGCAGGAAATCGAGAATGCACCGCTGGCGCGCAGCTACTACGAGGATCTGATTCTCGCGATCGTGAACACGTTCCTGTACGAGGATGTGGCGGTGAGTTTTCTGCCGCGGTCGGCCAGCGCGGAGATTGTGGGTGAGGTGGCCGACCTGCTGGTGCGGTACGCCGAGGCCCAGCGGGTGTTCTGCGCGACGGTCATTGAAAACAACCTGCTGGTATCCGCCCGGACGACGGCGGACGGTGGGGATGCCGTGGCACTGCTCGGGCGCACCCTGAAAGGCGTGGGACACTGGGGCGGACACCGTAACCGCGCCGGGGGCAAGGTCATCGGTCGCGACCAGAGCGGTAAACTCACACAGGCGCTGCTCGATGATCTGAAACTGAAATGGCTCCGGGCCTGCGGCGTGGAAGATGTGCGCGGCACACGACTGGTCGCCCGAAAGGATATCCTTAGTTTGTTGTAG
- a CDS encoding aminopeptidase P N-terminal domain-containing protein, with amino-acid sequence MSAALWMAAPPAVYRTRRAALARQLTRPLLVCAGHAPARNYAANTYPFRPGSTYRYFGGPAREHAALLIEPGSDGDAGCTLFRAPSTVADAIWEGPGLPDDALAAAAGLSLNRLYNLESLAAAVAGRSVAAILTQGPRTIAQAQALGLAAPSADEFRALVELRLHKDEHELAAMRRAATVTADAIRAALAAARPGAREADVAAVFASALVARNCTESFTPIITIRGETFHATGGDHELVPGALLLIDAGAEEPTGYASDATRVAPVGGGWTPIQRDLYEVVLRAHQSALHAAVAGRRYRELHELAALEICRGLADVGLLCGRAEDLHARRAHTLFFPHGLGHLIGLEAHDMEDYGDIAGYAPGRTRPTEFGTCYLRMDRDLAPGMCVTIEPGIYLNPALWRSAELVEPLADVVRRDRVESLLAEQFGGIRIEHTIHIRAEGGPEVLTAALPTGADAIAALVPPV; translated from the coding sequence ATGTCCGCTGCACTCTGGATGGCCGCCCCCCCCGCTGTGTACCGCACCCGGCGCGCCGCGCTGGCTCGACAACTCACACGCCCGCTACTGGTCTGTGCCGGGCACGCACCCGCCCGCAACTACGCCGCCAACACGTACCCGTTCCGTCCGGGCAGCACCTACCGATACTTCGGCGGGCCAGCGCGCGAGCACGCCGCCCTGTTGATCGAGCCGGGCAGCGACGGGGATGCGGGCTGCACGCTCTTTCGCGCGCCCTCGACAGTGGCGGATGCCATCTGGGAAGGCCCCGGCCTGCCGGATGACGCGCTCGCAGCGGCGGCGGGCCTGTCGCTCAACCGGCTGTACAACCTGGAATCGCTCGCAGCGGCTGTCGCGGGGCGGTCCGTCGCGGCCATCCTCACACAGGGGCCGCGCACCATAGCCCAGGCCCAGGCCCTCGGGCTCGCGGCACCGAGCGCGGACGAATTCCGGGCGCTGGTCGAACTGCGCTTACACAAGGATGAGCACGAATTGGCGGCCATGCGGCGGGCTGCGACAGTCACTGCGGACGCGATCCGGGCTGCGCTGGCCGCGGCGCGACCCGGAGCTCGCGAAGCGGATGTCGCGGCGGTCTTCGCAAGTGCGCTCGTCGCCCGGAACTGTACCGAGTCGTTCACACCGATCATCACCATCCGGGGTGAGACCTTCCACGCCACGGGGGGCGACCATGAGCTCGTACCGGGGGCACTGCTGCTGATCGACGCGGGCGCCGAAGAACCGACCGGGTATGCATCGGATGCCACGCGCGTGGCGCCGGTGGGCGGTGGCTGGACGCCGATCCAGCGTGATCTGTACGAGGTGGTGCTGCGCGCCCATCAGTCCGCGCTCCACGCAGCGGTCGCGGGACGCCGTTACCGTGAGCTGCACGAGTTGGCGGCCTTGGAGATCTGCCGCGGCCTTGCGGACGTGGGCTTGCTCTGTGGTCGGGCGGAAGATCTGCACGCGCGGCGCGCACATACGCTATTCTTCCCGCACGGACTCGGACACCTGATCGGCCTTGAAGCGCACGATATGGAAGACTATGGCGACATCGCCGGGTATGCGCCGGGACGGACGCGGCCGACGGAGTTCGGCACGTGTTACCTGCGGATGGATCGCGACCTGGCGCCGGGGATGTGTGTGACCATCGAACCCGGCATCTACCTCAATCCCGCCCTCTGGCGGTCCGCCGAACTGGTCGAACCGCTGGCGGATGTCGTCCGGCGCGACCGCGTCGAGTCACTGCTGGCAGAGCAGTTCGGAGGCATCCGGATCGAGCACACGATCCATATCCGGGCAGAGGGCGGTCCGGAGGTGCTGACCGCCGCGCTGCCGACCGGAGCGGACGCGATCGCGGCCCTGGTGCCGCCGGTCTGA
- a CDS encoding dihydroorotate dehydrogenase, with protein MAGAVEKSTEFVGANSARTPSVAGAADDPRLATEFAGLALRNPVLTASGTCGYGPEYAHLLDYHQLGGFTTKSVTRHERSGNEPQRIVEVRAGLLNAIGLANVGLERFLAEKLPFIAQMPTTVLVNVAGYAIDDYVAVAAALDPHPAIAGIELNVSCPNVAAGLMFGTDPRLLREVTAATRAVLKRAKLIVKLSPNVTDIVPLARAAIEGGADGLSLINTYVGLSIDAQQWTPRLANVTGGLSGPAIKPLALFNIHRVYREVARSAGVPILGMGGIQTALDAVEFLLAGASAVAVGTALFVDPATPQKIAAGISTYLAQRDLPHVTALVGQLRLPA; from the coding sequence ATGGCAGGCGCAGTCGAAAAATCCACCGAATTCGTCGGAGCAAACTCCGCGAGGACCCCTTCTGTCGCCGGTGCGGCCGACGACCCGCGGCTCGCAACCGAGTTCGCCGGACTTGCGCTGCGCAATCCGGTGCTCACCGCCTCGGGCACCTGTGGCTACGGACCCGAGTATGCGCACCTGCTCGACTACCACCAGCTCGGCGGCTTCACCACCAAGAGCGTCACCCGGCACGAACGATCCGGGAACGAGCCACAGCGTATCGTCGAGGTACGGGCGGGCCTTCTGAACGCGATCGGGCTCGCCAACGTCGGCCTGGAGCGCTTCCTCGCCGAGAAGCTGCCCTTCATCGCGCAGATGCCGACGACCGTCCTGGTGAATGTTGCCGGGTATGCGATCGATGACTATGTCGCGGTGGCGGCGGCTCTCGATCCGCACCCGGCGATTGCCGGCATCGAATTGAATGTGTCCTGCCCGAACGTGGCGGCCGGGCTGATGTTCGGCACCGACCCGCGATTGCTGCGCGAGGTGACGGCCGCGACCCGCGCCGTGCTGAAACGCGCGAAATTGATAGTCAAGCTGTCTCCCAACGTGACGGACATCGTGCCATTGGCACGCGCCGCGATCGAGGGCGGTGCGGACGGGCTGAGTCTGATCAACACCTACGTGGGCCTGAGCATCGACGCGCAACAGTGGACACCGCGGCTGGCCAACGTCACGGGGGGGCTGAGCGGTCCGGCCATTAAGCCGTTGGCACTCTTCAACATTCACCGGGTGTACCGCGAGGTCGCCCGCAGCGCCGGGGTGCCGATCCTGGGCATGGGTGGCATCCAGACAGCCCTGGACGCAGTTGAGTTCCTCCTCGCCGGTGCTTCGGCCGTGGCGGTGGGCACGGCGCTGTTCGTCGATCCGGCGACGCCGCAAAAAATCGCCGCCGGGATCTCGACATACCTCGCCCAGCGCGACCTGCCCCATGTCACGGCACTGGTCGGGCAATTGCGCCTGCCCGCTTGA